The sequence below is a genomic window from Clostridium sp. BJN0001.
ACACTTATTAATTTAGGTGCTGCACCAGAGCCTAATATTACAGTATTATGGTCAGAAAAACTTCCAAAGAATTTCAAGAGATACTGTGCAGAAATTTCAATAAAGACAGATGCTATTCAGTATGAAAATGATGATGTAATGAGACCTATTTATGGAGATGATTATGCGATAGCATGTTGTGTATCTGCTATGAAAGTTGGAAAACAGATGCAGTTTTTTGGAGCAAGATGTAATTTAGCAAAATCTTTACTTCTTTCAATAAATGAAGGCTTTGATGAAATAAAATTTGAAAAAGTTGTTCCACATATTGAAAAGATGAATGATGAAATTTTAGAGTATGATAAGGTAGTTAAAAGCTATAAAAAAGTTTTATCATATGTTGCTAATCTTTATGTAGATACAGTAAATATAATTCATTATATGCATGATAAATATGCATATGAAGCAGGTCAGATGGCACTTCATGATACTTGTGTAGAAAGAATTATAGCATTTGGAGTTGCAGGTCTTTCAGTTGCAGTTGACTCACTTTCTGCTATAAAGTATGCAAAGGTAAAGCCTATAAGAAATGATAATGGTATAGCTGTTTCATTTGATGTTACAGGAGATTTCCCAAAGTATGGAAATGATGATGACAGAGTAGATGATATTGCAACTGATTTACTAACTATTTTCATAAAAGAACTTAAAAAACATAAAACTTATAGAGATGCATATCATACTTTATCTGCTCTTACTATTACATCAAATGTAATGTATGGTAAGAAAACAGGAACAACTCCTGATGGAAGAAAGAAAGGTGAACCACTAGCTCCTGGAGCTAATCCAATGCATGGACGTGATGAAAATGGAGCTTTAGCATCATTAAATTCAGTCGCTAAGATACCTTATAGAGATGTATGCCAGGATGGAATTTCAAATACATTCTCAATAGTTCCACAAGCATTAGGACAGGATGAAAAAATGAGAGAAAATAATCTCGTTTCAATACTAGATGGATATTTTGTTCAAGGAGCACATCATTTAAATGTTAATGTATTAAATAGAGAAACATTAATTGATGCAATGAATAATCCAGAAAAATATCCTACACTTACAATAAGAGTATCAGGATATGCTGTTAACTTTAATAGATTATCAAGAGAACAGCAGCAAGAAGTTATAAAAAGAACATTCCATGAATCAATTTAAAAAAATAGTAAAATTTAAATTATAGTTTTCTAAATTAAAATTAAAGCTTATTTATATAAAGGACAGTGGACAAATGATGAAAAGATTAATTCTTTTCTATAAAATTTGTCTACTGTCTTTTTTTAATCTGCTTATTATAAGCTACTTGTTTTTAAGAATATTTGAAAAATATCCTCTTTTTATAAATCCCTTTTTTAGTCCATAAATTACAGTAAGATATGTAGCTGTTGTATCAAATCTTGCATCATGATATGCTTCAGAACTTTGGAATAATTTTTTAGAATGCTCTGAGATATCATTTTCTGTTATCTTTAAAAAGTCTACGACTTCAGAAAGACGTGGATTTTTTGTGTTTCCATTTGGATTTTTTATGTCACATATATTTTTATAATATGCCATTGTACAGAATTTATCTTTAGGTATAAAGATTTCTCCAAGACATTCAAGTTCATGTTTTAAAAATTTTATATCAAAATTTACATTGTGTCCAATTAAGAAATCAGCTTCTTTAAAATCATTTATAAAATTCTCATATAAATCTTCAAAATACTGTCCATTTGACAATTCATAAAGTTTTTCCATTGAAAAACCATGAACTTCTTGAGCTGAAGGATCCATTTCATCAACTGAAAAGAAATAGTTATGTCCTTTTGTTATTTGAGGTTTTGCTGATGCATCTACAGTAATATAACTAAGCTGACAAATGCTGCCAGGTTTTATGCTTGTAGTTTCAGTATCAAAAAATAATAATTTCATTAAATAATCTCCTTAAAAATTTTTACATTAACAAAATAATTATATATTAATAAAAAAGATTTTTAAATGATTGATTAATAAATATATTTTTATGTTTTGGAAATAATAACATAAAAGAAAAAAATTTTTATTTATGAGTAGAGTATACTATAATAGAAAAGCAAAGACATTTTATTTAGGAGGAGAGTATATAATGTTAAAAACAAAACGTAAAATTTCAATAATAGGTGCAGGATTTGTAGGAGCAACTACAGCTTACTCACTTATGCAAAGCGGTGTCGCAACAGAAATATGTATAAATGATATAAATATGGATAGAGCTATGGGTGAGGCAATGGATCTTGTTCATGGAACTTCTTTTGTAAAACCAGTTAAAATATATGCTGGAAGTTTATCTGAAACAAAGGATTCAGATATAGTAATTATAACAGCAGGAGCTGCACAAAAAGAAGGAGAAACAAGACTTGATTTAATTGATAAGAATTATAAGATTTTTAAAAGCTTTATACCACAAGTTGCAAAGTTTAGTCCAAATGCAGTTTTACTTGTATTATCAAATCCATGTGATGTTTTAGCATACATAACATATAAGTTATCAGGTTTTCCAAAAGAAAGAGTAATTGGTTCAGGAACAGTTCTTGATACATCAAGACTTAAGTATGTAATTGGAAAATACTTTGAGGTAAGTGATAATAATGTTCATGCATATGTATTAGGAGAACATGGAGATAGTGAAGTTGTAAGCTGGAGTACAGCAACTATTGCTGGACAGTCATTTGAAGAGTGCGCTAAAGAGTTTGATCTTGAATGGGATGACGAAATAAAAAGAGTAATAGAACAAGATGTTAAAGATGCAGCATATGAGATAATAAGCAGAAAGAAAGCAACATATTTTGCAGTAGCACTTGCAACAACAAGAATAGCTCAGGCATTATTAAGAGACGAAAATACAATTTTAACTGTTTCAACTCTTTTAGAAGGACAATATGGAATTTCAGATGTTCATTTAGCTATTCCAACTCTTTTAAACAGTAAGGGTGCAGTAAAAATAGTTAATCCTCCAATTAAATCTCCTGCAGAACTTAAAAAATTAAGAGATTCTGCTGATGTTTTAAAATCACATATTAAAAAAGTTTTAGAGCAAGATAACTTATAAATTGACAAAGAAATCCTGCTAAATTATAATCTAAAGTATGCTGTCGTTGTAGATAAATTAAGATTTTTGTCTTATATATTTTAGGCAGAGAAAAAGATTATTAATATGGAGGTATATTATGAAAATTGATGGTGTTATTATACCTGAAGGGTATAAAAGCAAGTATTCATTAATTGAAACAGAAGTTCAGATAAAGAAAATCAAAGATTTTTTTGAAAAAACTTTAGCTGAAAATTTAAATCTAACAAGAGTTTCTGCACCTCTTTTTGTTGAGCCTGATACAGGAATTAACGATAATTTAAATGGTGTTGAAAGACCAGTTGGTTTTGATATCAAGATAGCAAACAAAGATGTACAGATTGTGCAATCACTTGCAAAGTGGAAAAGATACAGCCTTTTTAGATATGGATTTAAAAAAGGAGAAGGTCTTTATGCAGATATGAATGCAATAAGAAGAGATGAAGAAGTTCTTGATAATCTTCATTCTGTATATGTTGATCAGTGGGACTGGGAAAAAATAATAGATAAGTCTGAAAGAAATATTGAAACATTAAAATGTGTAGTAAATAAAATATATGATGCTTTCAAGAAGACAGAAAAGTTTTCATGTGAAGAACTTATCAAAGAAGAAAAATATTTACCAGAAAAAATATTTTTTGTAACAACTCAAGACCTTGAGGATAAATATCCACATAAAACACCTTCTGAAAGAGAAGACATTGTAGCAAAAGAACATAAAGCTGTATTTATCATGCAGATTGGTGGAGCTTTAAGATCAGGAAAGAAACATGATGGAAGATCTCCTGACTATGATGATTGGAAACTTAATGGAGATATAATATTCTATAATCCTCTTCTTAAAAGAGCATTTGAAGTTTCTTCAATGGGAATAAGAGTTGATGAAAAAGCTTTAGATGAGCAGCTTAAGATATCAGGCTGTGATGATAGAAGAAATCTTAAATTCCACAAAATGCTTTTAGAAGGAAAACTTCCATATACAATTGGTGGAGGAATCGGCCAGTCAAGAATATGTATGTATTTTCTTAAAAAAGCTCATATAGGTGAAGTTCAATCTTCAGTATGGGATGAAAAGAATATAAAAGCATGTAAGGAACATGAAATAACATTATTATAAAAGTAAGGCAGAAGCATTTTGTTTCTGCCTTATTTTTATAGTGTGCCCAGCATGGGCACGTGCTAATCGGTGAAAGTCCGTAATGGGGGCTGATAGTGCCAACCATTAGCTTAAGACAAGGGTGTCCATCGCAAGGTGGAATCTGAAGGAAGTCGGCGGCAAAGCCTTGGTCTGAGGAATACGAACCACATCTGAGGCTCAATTCCGTGGGTGAACTTGCTATACAAAGTAAAGCCCAATAACTATCCGAAACGGAAAGAGTAAATGTGGCAGATAGATGAGGTGAAAGTACGTGTTCTTACCTGGGGAGGTCTGATAGATAAGTGCCTAAAGAAATTAAGTTTCTAGGTACAACCTATATAGTGATATATAGCTGAACTATCAGAAGTCAGCAGAAGTCATAGTAACTCCGCTAATCGCGATAGCGGATGAAGGACTGAACGTTAGGAGGTTTACAACTTTGGATAAATCAAAGAAATTGCAAAGAAAGCAGAAAACTCAATATAGAGACCAATTGATGGAAGTAGAAGTGGAACTTCAAGGTAAATCAAAGGTGCCGAGCAATCCTATGGTTTTACCAAATAGAGAAAGCGTAAACGATGGAGCATTTGATACTAGTAGATTACTTGAAGAAGTTCTAGAAAGAAATAATATGCTTTCAGCACTTAAAAGAGTAATTAGCAATAAAGGTAGCCATGGTGTCGATGGAATGAAGACCGATGAACTTCGTGAGCATATCAAGAAACACTGGGAAACAATTAAAGCTAAACTACTAGAAAATAGATATAACCCATCACCTGTAAGGAGAAAAGAAATATCCAAGCCAGATGGTGGAATTAGATTATTAGGGATACCAACTGTACAAGATAGATTGATTCAACAGGCTATTGCTCAAGTTTTATCTAAAATATATGAACCTTTATTTTCTGAAAATAGTTTCGGATTCCGTCCTCGTAGAGGAGCAAAGGATGCTATAACAAAATCAAAACAATATATAAATCAAGGAAATAGATGGGTTGTAGATATGGATTTAGAGAAATTCTTTGATAAAGTTAATCATGATATTCTTATGAGTAAACTTGAAAAGAAGATACAAGACAAAAGATTGTTAGCATTAATAAGAAAATACCTCAAAAGCGGAATTCTCATTAATGGGGTTTCAGTAACAAGTGAAGAAGGAACACCGCAAGGTGGTCCGTTAAGTCCATTATTAGCTAATATAATGTTAGATGAATTAGATAAAGAACTTGAAAGACGAGGTCACAAATTTTGCAGATATGCAGATGATAATAATGTATATGTCAAAAGTAAAAGAGCAGGACTTAGAGTAATGAAATCTATGACAAATATAATTGAAAATAATTTAAAGCTTAAAGTAAATAAGGATAAAAGTGCAGTAGACTTTGTATCTAAACGAAAATTTTTAGGATTTTCGTTTTACTTTTCGAGAAGCGGAGCAGAAATAAGAATCCATGAGAAATCCCTAAAGAGATTTAAGGAGAAGGTCAAATTCTATACTAATAGAAATAAAGGAATTAGCATGGAATACAGACTATTAAAATTAAATCAAATCACAAGAGGGTGGATTAATTATTATGGAATTGCTAACGCTCGCGGAAAGCTAGTAGAACTAGACAAATGGATTAGAAGAAGACTAAGAGCTTGCATATGGAAACAATGGAAGAAGATTAGCACTAAACAAAGAAATTTAGCTAAACTAGGAATCAATAAATACAAAGCATGGGAATATGCAAATACAAGAAAAGGCTATTGGAGAATCTCCAAAAGCCCTATACTAAACAACTCTCTAAATAATAAATACCTAGAATCTCTAGGATTTATTAGTCTAACACAAACATATCAAATGATACATTAATTTCTGATGAACCGCCGTATACCGAACGGTACGTACGGTGGTGTGAGAGGACGCTAAATAAAATAATTATTTAGCTCCTACTCGATTAGTAAATTAATTAAAAAAGCATAAAAATGATGGTACTATCAAAAAAAAATAAAAAAATAATAATAATATCAAAAAAACATTGACAAAGGATATGTTAGCATATATACTTTACCTAAAGATAAATAAAGAACTTGAATGACAAAGGCGTCACGATTATATCGTGGCGTCTTTTTTATTTAAACAGCTATGATTGAATTAAGAAAGAAGAGTAATGAATATGAAAGAAAATGAACTTAGAAAAAAAATAAATGCAGTTTCTCAAAGTTCAGCTATATTTAAAAAAATAGGAAAATTTATTGAAAATAATTGGGAAAGCATTTGTTTTATGACAGCTACTGAGGTTGCAAAAAAGCTAAATATAAGCCAGGGAAGTGTATCAAGATTTTGTAGTGAACTTGGTTTCGTAGGATTTAATGAATTTGTAAAGATAATGCAGGAAATTCATCAAGAAGGTGCAATGACTGCACCAAAAAGACTTGAAAAAATAAAGAATGATGAATCAGGTTACAAAGAGATAATTGAATCAGAAAAAAATAATTTGAATATGATACCAGAAATAATGTTAAAAAATGATTTTAAAAATATTGTTGATAAAATTGTAAAAAGTAAAAAAGTGATACTTATCTCGGCAAGACTTTCTGCAACGCTTCTTCAAAGTTTTGAATATACTCTTTCTAAAATAAGAGATAATGTTGAAATTGTAATTCCTGGAAGTTCTGCTTGGAATAATATAGTTTTAAACAACCCTAAAGATACTTTTGTTTTTGTAATTTCTTTTCCACGATATCCAGCTTTATTGCTAAATAAATTAAAAGATATGAATGACTGTGGATATGAAATAGGACTTATGACAAATAGTATGGTGTGTCCACTAATTTCTTTTTCAAAGTATTATATAGAAGTTCCAATTTCTTATGGCAGCTTTTTTGATATATATACAACTGCAACAGTATTATTAAATTTTATAGTAATGGAAGCAGCAAAGAAAATTAAAAATCTTGAAAAGAGAATTAACGAATTAGAAAAATATGAACAAAAAGAAATAACCTATATTTCTTAGAAAGGACAAAAAATGAAGATAAATGGTAAAAGATTAGAAAATAATATTGAAACATTATCTCTTTTTGGAAAAGATAAGGAAGGCGGAATTTATAGATCTATAGGAAGTAGTAGTGATTTAGAGGCAAGAAAATGGTTATGTGAGCAGTTTGAAAAATTAGGAGCAGAAATAAGAATTGATGCAATGGCTAATATATTTGCAACAATGAAAGGAAAAGAAGATATTTTGCCTTTAGCAATTGGTTCACATCATGATGCAGTCCCAAATGGAGGAAAATATGATGGAGCTATGGGTGTACTTTTAGCACTAGAAGTAATGAATACTTTATGTGAAGAAAAAATACAATTGAGACATCCATATCAAGCTATATTATTTACAGCAGAAGAGCCTAATCCATTTGGCATATCTACAATGGGAAGCAGGAGTATAACAGGAAAGATAAAATATGATTTACTTAAAAAGAGTAAAAACTCTGAAAATGGAATGCTTCTTTCAACTGCTATAAAAAATGCTGGAGGTAATATAGATAACTTAGAATGTGATCAGATGAAAAAAAATCAGCTTAGTGCATTTATAGAATGTCATATAGAGCAGAGTAGAAACTTAGAAAATAATAATCTTCCACTTGGAGTTGTTTCTACAATTACCGGAATTTATCGAGAAAAAATTACTATAAAAGGGGAAGCAAATCATTCTGGAACAACTTCAATGACAAATAGAAAAGATGCTCTTACAGCTTCATCAGAGCTTATATTAAATATAGAAAGTATAGCTAAAGATTATCAAAAAACAGAAATTGTTTCTACAGTTGGAAACTTAAATGTTTATCCTAATGCTGCAAATATAATTCCAGATAAGGTTAACTTAATTATGGAAATAAGGACTCCAGATGAATCATATAAAAATGATTTTATAAAGAAAATTGATAATGTTATATACGATATTGAAAATAGAAGAGGGGTAATTATAAAAAGAGAAGTTAATTTAAATCAAAGTGGAGTCAAAATGGATTCAAAAATAATTGAAGTCTTAGAAAAGCATGTAAAAACAGAACAAGATAAATCAATTAAGCTTGTTAGTATGGCAGGACATGATGCTGTACATATGACAGATATAACAAAGGTAGGAATGCTTTTTGTTAGAAGCAAGGATGGAAAAAGTCATTGCAAAGAAGAATATACAAAACCTCAAGATATAGAGAAAGCAGGCAATACATTAATAAATACTTTAATAGAATTAGATAAAACACTTGATATATAAAAAAGTGTGGAAAGGAAATTATGAAAATTATTATAGCGAAAAAAATATATAGTGAAGAAAAAATATTAAATAATTACGGTGTTGTTATAGAAAATGGTGTGATAGAAGATATTCTTTCTGAAGGTGAGATAAAGAAGAAGTATTCTAATGAGGAAATAGAATATTGGACTGACACAATAATGATACCAGGAACTGTAAATATTCACAATCATTGTTTTCAGAGTTTGCTTAGAGGACTTGCAGTAGGAAAGCCATTTTTGGAGTGGAGAGATAAAGCATTATATAAATATTCTCCAATATTAACACCAGATGATTTATATACAGGAGCTGTTTTTGCTTTTTCAGAAATGATGAAATGTGGTGTTACAACAGTATCAGATTTCTTCTATGTACATAATGATGGCTTAGAAAGTGATGAAGCAATTATAAGAGCAGCAAAAGATGTTGGAATCCGTTTAGTTTTAGCAAGGACTATGTATGATTGGGATGGAGCGCCAAAAGGATATGTAGAAACTATAGATGAGGCAGTAAGTAATACTAGATTATTAGCACAAAAATATAATAATTCATCTGATTTAATGACTACTGTTTTGCCAGCTCCACATAGTCTTCATGCAGCTAGTATAGAAATGGTAAAAAAAGGAGCAGATTTAGCAAAAGAACTTGGAACAAAATTTCATATTCATGTTGCAGAAGAGCCATTTGAAGTTGAGGATATAAAAAATAAATATGGGGTGAGACCTGTTGAACTATTAGAAAAAATAGGTGTACTTAATAGTAATATGGTAGCTGTCCATGCAGTATGGTTAGATGAAAATGAGCTGAATTTATTCTGCAAAAATAAAGTAAATTTAGCGTATTGTCCATCAAGCAATATGTTCTTAGCAGATGGAGTAACTAATATTAAAAAGATGAATTCTGAAAAAGTAATGATAGGTTTAGGCAGTGATGGAGCTTGTAGTAATAATAGAATAAGTGTATTTGAAGAAATGAGAATGGCTTCTATACTGCAAAAAGTAGATAAATTAGATGCATTAACAATTGATAGTAAAGACGCATTCAATTATGGTACTAAAAATGGAGGACTTATCTTAGATCTTCCAATTGGGGAAATAAAAAAGGGAATGAGAGCAGATTTTGTAGGAATTAATTTAAATGATTTTTCAATGCAGCCAATGTTTGATAATGATGAACAAATGATTCCGAATATTGTTTATTCAATGCAATTAACAGCTATAAAAAAAGTTGTTGTAAATGGAAATATAACTGTTGATGAAGGAATACTTAAGACAGTAAGCAGTGAATACGTACTTGATAGAGTAAAAAAACTTATGGTTAAGTTTCAAAATTGTTAAATTATATTAACTTTAAAAATAAATTAAAGACGCTTAGGAGGAAAAAATTATGAAGAAGAAAATTATTACATCACTAGTAGTTGCAGTTTTATCGGTATTAACGCTTGCAGGATGTGGAAAAACACAAACAGCTACTACAACACAGGGAACAGAAAAAACATTGAAAGTCGGAACAGATGCAACATTTCAACCATTCGAGTATATGGAAAATAACGAATATAAAGGATTTGATATTGAACTTGTTACTGAGCTATCAAAAGAGATGGGTTATGAAAATGTAGAATTTGTAAATACAGATTTTAAAGGATTAATTCCGGGGCTTATAGCTAATAAATTTGATTTGATTTCATCTGCTATGTATATTACAGATGAAAGAAAAGAATCAATAAATTTCTCAGATCCATATTATCCAGGTGGTCTTAGCATTATGGTAAAAACAGAAAATAATGATGTTAAAAATTTAGATGATTTAAAAGGCAAGAATGTGGCTGTTCAGGTAGGAACTAAATCAGTTGAATATTTAGAAAAGAATTGTTCTGATATAAAAAGAGTTGAAGTAGAAACAAATAATGAGATGTTCCTTCAGCTTGAAAGTGGAAAAGTTGATGCTGTAGTAACAGGAAGACCAGCGGCTCTTGTGTATGCAAAAGCATCAGGTAAGGTTAAAGTGCTTGATTATGAAGTTACTAAGGAAATGTATGGATATGGTTTAAGAAAAGATGACGAGGATATGCTTAAGAAAGTTAATAAAGCACTTGAAGCATTAAAAGAAAATGGAAAATATGACGAAATATCTGAGAAATATTTTGGAAAATAAATAAAATTTTAAGGTGATTGGTCTTCATGTTTATATGAAGACCATATTACTAAGAAGGGGGCATTATATAGTATGGATTTTTTAGTCGTTTTTGAAGATAACAATTTATCTTTTTTATTAGTTGGGTTTATATATACTATTATTTATACATTATTAGGTTTTCTTTTAAGCATCACAATTGGGCTATTAGTTGCTTTTGGAGAATTATCTAAAAAGAAAATTATAAAAGCATTAGCAAGTGCATATTTATCATGGTTTAGATCAACACCACTACTTGTACAATTAGTATTAATATATTATGGTTTCCCAATTTTGTTTAATATACAGACAGAGCCTTGGGTATGCGGAATTATTGCTTTAGGAATGTATAGTGGAGCGTATGTTTCACAAGTAGTTAGAGGTGCAATTATTTCAATAGATAAAGGTCAGATGGAGGCAGGACGTTCTCTTGGATATTCACATAATCAGACTATGCTAAAAATAATATTGCCACAAGCTTTAAGAAGAATGATAGCACCAATGACAAATGAATTGATTTCACTTACAAAAAATTCATCTCTGTTATCTACAATTACAGTTGCAGAATTATTTAGAAAAGCAAATACTTTGATAGCTAAAAATTTCAAGACGATTGAAATATATATTTTGGTTGCAGTATTATATTATCTAATTAATAATTTATTTGGAATAATTGGAAAAATGTTAGAATGCAAACTTCGTACAGGGGAGGAATTGCAATGATAAAAAAAATGATAGAAATTAAAAATTTAAATAAATATTATGGGGCACATCATGTTTTAAAAGAAATTAATTTAGATGTCAATGAAGGAGAAGTAGTTGTAATAATTGGACCATCAGGAAGTGGTAAAAGTACTTTATTAAGAAGTATTAATTATCTTGAAACTTATCAAGATGGAACGATTGAAATTGATGGTGAGTTTATAGGACACACTATAAAAAACGGAAAATCAGTGCCTATGGAACAGAAAAAATTGAATAAAATAAGACAGAATGTAGGAATGGTTTTTCAAAGTTTTAATTTATTTGCACATAAAACTATAATTGAAAATATTATGATGGCTCCTATGGATTTAAAAGGTATTAAGAAAAATGAAGCTGAAAAAATGGCAATGGATTTATTAAAAAAAGTTGGATTATCTGAAAAAGCAAATGTGAAACCTTCAAGTCTGTCAGGTGGACAAAAGCAGAGAATTGCAATTGCAAGAGCTTTAGCTATGCAGCCTAAGGTTATGTTATTTGATGAACCTACATCTGCATTAGATCCAGAAATGGTTGGAGAAGTATTAAAAGTAATGAAAAGTCTTGCACAAACGGGAATGACAATGGTTATTGTAACACATGAAATGAACTTTGCAAAAAGTATTGCCAATAAAGTTGTTGTATTAGAAGAGGGAAACATTATAGAACAGGGCCCACCAGAGCAAATTTTTGAAAATCCAATATGCGAAAGAACTAGCAAATTTGTTAATATGGTCTTTACAAAAGATGTTATAGATGAATAATTACATTAGATTTATAACAAAAAGAATAGGGGTTACAGTATGAATAATAAAATAGTTGTTATTAGTAGACAGTTTGGAAGCGGTGGAAGAGCTATTGGAAAGAAATTAGCTGAAAAATTAAATATTAAATTTTATGATCTTGCTATTATAGGAATGTTTGCAGAAAGAAGCCATGTTGATTATGATACTGCATTAGAGATAGATGAGAAAAAGATAAAACAAAAGTGGTACTTTTTTCCTGAAGAGGTGGATTCAAAATATAATTTATCTAGAATTCCAGTTAATGATAAGCTATTTCAAATACAAAAAGAAATTATATTTGATTTAGCAAGAAAAAGTTCATGTGTTATTATCGGCAGAGGTGCTGATTATATGTTACGCGAAAGTAAAAATATGATAAGTGTATTTGTACATGCTGATAGAGAAACAAAAGTTAAAAGTGTTATGAAACATTATAATCTTGAAAGAGAAGAAGCTTTAAAATTAATGAAAAAAACAGATTCTCAAAGAAGCCGCTATTATAATTCATATACAGAATATAAATGGGGTAATGTTGATAATTATGATTTAATGATTAATAGAGGGAAGTTTGGTATTGATGGTTCTTCTGAAATACTCTTATCAGCTTATAATGAGCTATAATTTTTTATTTAAGATTTTATATATTAAATTACAAAAGATAAAAATAGAGTCAAAAAATAATAAATATTTTTTGACTCTATTTTTATTAAGATACTATTCATCTATTGTTTTAAAACTTATCTCACCAGATAGTATTTCTCTTTCTGTTCCAGAAGAATCTTTAACTATAAGGTTTAATGAATCTGAAATTCCAATACATGTTACAATTTCTTCATTATTTAATGTAATAAGTTTTGCTTTTCTTCCAAAGGTATTTGAATTTTCTCTACATATATTTATAGTTTCTGTTAAATCATTTTTTTCTACGAATGAGTCATACATATCTTCAAAGTTTTTAAGAAAACTAGCTAAAATTTCTGCTCTACTGAAAGTCTTTTTCTTTTCAATCATAAGAGAACTTGCAGTTTTAAAAAGATCATCATCAAAAGATTCTCTTGATATATTAACATTTAAACCTATACCTACTATCATGTAGTGTATAATATCCATATCACATTTCATTTCACATAAAATTCCACAGATTTTTTTATTATTTAATATAATATCATTTGGCCATTTTATTTTTGTATCTATATTTTTTTCATTTAATGTCTTGTTCATTGCAGCGGCTGCTATCTGTGTGATTTTTGGAGCTTGTTGAGGTACGATTTCAGGTCTTAAAATTAGA
It includes:
- a CDS encoding biotin--[acetyl-CoA-carboxylase] ligase; the encoded protein is MEEKILEKLKTADNYISGEALSSLLNITRSAVWKHIKSLKNKGYKIEGISNRGYKLLSCPDILSSNELSPLLKTKTLGRNIIHFDDIDSTNTEAKKLAQNNAPSGSIVISETQNSGSGRFKRVWTSPKGGIWFTLILRPEIVPQQAPKITQIAAAAMNKTLNEKNIDTKIKWPNDIILNNKKICGILCEMKCDMDIIHYMIVGIGLNVNISRESFDDDLFKTASSLMIEKKKTFSRAEILASFLKNFEDMYDSFVEKNDLTETINICRENSNTFGRKAKLITLNNEEIVTCIGISDSLNLIVKDSSGTEREILSGEISFKTIDE